The Lycium ferocissimum isolate CSIRO_LF1 chromosome 1, AGI_CSIRO_Lferr_CH_V1, whole genome shotgun sequence genome includes a region encoding these proteins:
- the LOC132064415 gene encoding clathrin heavy chain 2-like produces MAAANAPITMKETLTLQSIGVNPQFITFTNVTMESDKYICVRETAPQNSVVIIDMNMPMQPLRRPITADSALMNPNSRILALKAQVPGTSQDHLQIFNIEAKQKMKSYQSST; encoded by the exons ATGGCGGCTGCTAACGCTCCCATCACTATGAAAGAGACCCTCACG TTGCAAAGCATAGGGGTGAACCCACAGTTCATCACATTCACCAATGTTACGATGGAATCGGATAAGTATATATGTGTCAGAGAGACGGCTCCTCAGAATAGTGTGGTGATTATTGATATGAACATGCCTATGCAACCTTTGAGGCGTCCTATTACCGCCGACTCTGCTCTTATGAATCCTAATTCTAGAATTTTGGCTCTTAAAG CTCAAGTTCCTGGAACTAGTCAAGATCACTTGCAGATTTTCAATATTGAGGCAAAgcagaaaatgaaatcatatcAAT cttccacttGA